One stretch of Lysobacter sp. TY2-98 DNA includes these proteins:
- a CDS encoding acyl-CoA dehydrogenase family protein, which translates to MRPIRGADVDFRFTEEQLMIQDVARRIAQDKIAPSAEHFDRTGEFPLDNIRTLGENGLMGIEVPAEYGGAGMDPISYVLAMVEIAAADAAHSTIVSVNNSLFCNGILKYGTEAQKQLYVRAIAEGREIGAFALTEPQSGSDATAMRCKATKQPDGTFLVNGKKSWITSGPVAKYIVLFAMTDPDKGARGITAFMIDTTRAGFGRGKTEPKLGIRASATCEIEFNDYVVQADEVLGAEGEGFKIAMSVLDAGRIGIASQAIGIARAAYEATLSYVKERKAFGAAIGTFQMTQAKIADMKCKLDASLLLTLRAAWQKGEFDKGGARFSNEAAIAKLTASEAAMWITHQALQIHGGMGYSKEMPIERYFRDAKITEIYEGTSEIQRLVIARNETGLR; encoded by the coding sequence ATTCGCCCAATTCGAGGTGCCGACGTGGATTTTCGCTTCACCGAAGAGCAGTTGATGATCCAGGACGTGGCGCGGCGCATCGCGCAGGACAAGATCGCGCCGAGCGCCGAGCACTTCGATCGCACCGGCGAGTTCCCGCTCGACAACATCCGCACGCTGGGCGAGAACGGCCTGATGGGCATCGAGGTGCCAGCCGAATACGGCGGCGCGGGCATGGACCCGATCAGCTACGTGCTCGCGATGGTCGAAATCGCGGCGGCGGATGCCGCCCATTCGACGATCGTGTCGGTGAACAACTCGCTCTTCTGCAACGGCATCCTGAAGTACGGCACCGAGGCGCAGAAGCAGCTGTACGTGCGCGCGATTGCCGAAGGTCGCGAGATCGGCGCGTTCGCGCTGACGGAGCCGCAGTCGGGTTCCGACGCCACCGCGATGCGCTGCAAGGCCACCAAGCAGCCCGACGGCACATTCCTCGTCAACGGCAAGAAGAGCTGGATCACCTCCGGCCCGGTCGCCAAGTACATCGTGCTGTTCGCGATGACGGACCCGGACAAGGGCGCGCGCGGCATCACCGCTTTCATGATCGACACCACGCGCGCAGGCTTCGGCCGCGGCAAGACCGAGCCGAAGCTCGGTATCCGTGCGTCGGCGACGTGCGAGATCGAGTTCAATGACTACGTCGTGCAGGCCGATGAAGTGCTGGGCGCCGAAGGCGAAGGCTTCAAGATCGCGATGAGCGTGCTCGACGCCGGGCGTATCGGCATCGCGTCGCAGGCTATTGGCATTGCGCGCGCCGCGTACGAAGCGACGCTGAGCTACGTGAAGGAGCGCAAGGCGTTCGGCGCCGCGATCGGCACGTTCCAGATGACGCAGGCGAAGATCGCCGACATGAAGTGCAAGCTCGATGCGTCGCTGCTGCTGACGCTTCGCGCTGCGTGGCAGAAGGGCGAGTTCGACAAGGGCGGCGCGCGCTTCAGCAACGAGGCGGCCATCGCCAAGCTCACCGCATCGGAGGCCGCGATGTGGATTACGCACCAGGCGCTGCAGATCCACGGCGGCATGGGCTATTCCAAGGAAATGCCGATCGAGCGTTATTTCCGCGACGCGAAGATCACCGAGATCTACGAGGGCACGAGCGAGATCCAGCGCCTCGTGATCGCACGCAACGAGACGGGCCTGCGCTGA
- a CDS encoding 5'-nucleotidase, giving the protein MPDRDADPLIVAISSRTLFDLEESHDLFEREGLEAYASFQRGHENDVLAPGIAFPLVRKLLRLNEGAPPEAPRVEVILISRNSADTGLRIFNSIAHHGLSIRRAAFSNGAPPYPYIRPFNADLFLSAHGEDVRAALEAGVAAAMLLPSTSRSAASAAARYPDQLRIAFDGDAVIFDDEGERVSREGGLAAFAEHEMQRAGEPLSGGPFRGFLDALHRLQQAFPTGEDAPIRTALVTARSVPAHERVIRTLREWGIRLDEALFLGGRAKGPFLEAFGADIFFDDSEHNIVSARDHVAAGHVPHGVANTPR; this is encoded by the coding sequence ATGCCCGACCGCGATGCCGATCCCCTGATCGTTGCCATTTCCTCCCGAACGCTGTTCGACCTGGAGGAAAGCCACGACCTGTTCGAACGCGAAGGCCTCGAGGCCTACGCGAGTTTCCAGCGCGGTCACGAGAACGACGTGCTGGCGCCCGGCATCGCGTTCCCGCTGGTGCGCAAGCTGCTGCGCCTCAACGAGGGTGCGCCGCCGGAGGCGCCGCGCGTCGAAGTGATCCTGATCTCGCGCAATTCGGCCGACACCGGCCTGCGCATCTTCAATTCCATCGCGCACCACGGCCTGTCGATCCGTCGTGCCGCCTTCAGCAATGGCGCGCCGCCGTATCCCTACATCCGGCCGTTCAATGCGGATCTGTTTCTGTCGGCGCACGGCGAGGATGTGCGTGCAGCGCTCGAGGCCGGCGTCGCCGCGGCGATGTTGTTGCCGTCGACGTCGCGATCGGCTGCGTCAGCGGCTGCGCGCTATCCGGACCAGCTGCGCATCGCCTTCGATGGCGACGCGGTGATCTTCGACGACGAGGGCGAGCGCGTGTCGCGCGAAGGCGGACTCGCCGCGTTCGCGGAACATGAGATGCAGCGTGCTGGCGAGCCGCTCTCGGGCGGTCCGTTCCGGGGTTTCCTCGATGCACTGCATCGCCTTCAGCAGGCGTTTCCCACCGGCGAGGATGCACCGATCCGCACCGCGCTTGTCACGGCCCGCAGCGTGCCCGCACACGAACGCGTGATCCGCACGCTGCGCGAGTGGGGCATCCGCCTGGACGAGGCGCTGTTTCTCGGTGGCCGCGCGAAGGGGCCGTTCCTCGAAGCCTTCGGTGCCGACATCTTCTTCGACGATTCAGAACACAACATCGTCTCGGCGCGCGACCACGTCGCCGCCGGACACGTGCCGCACGGCGTTGCGAATACGCCGCGCTAG
- a CDS encoding metalloregulator ArsR/SmtB family transcription factor, with protein MDLEAWSGQLKTFADATRVRLLALLEHEELTVAELSSITRLAQPRVSTHLARLKEAGLVRDRRAGVSAYYRFDDETLDPAQAALWRMLRDGSNDPLLRQDAERVPGVLAARAVEQNWADSVAGDMERHYSPGRTWEALARSALPLMETGDVLDIASGDGVLAELIAPHSRRYVCLDASSKVVVAASERLRRLGNVEVHEGDMHALAFDDGSFDLVVLMHALTYADEPAKAVAEAARVLRPGGRLLLSSLAKHEHRAVVEAYGHVNLGFSEKDLQRFATKAGLDVLSSGVVTRERRPPHFEVLSIIARKPDAAARGRTPR; from the coding sequence ATGGACCTCGAAGCCTGGTCGGGCCAGCTCAAGACCTTCGCCGACGCCACCCGCGTGCGCCTGCTCGCCCTGCTGGAGCATGAAGAGCTCACGGTGGCCGAGCTCTCGTCCATCACCCGCCTTGCCCAGCCGCGCGTGTCCACCCACCTTGCGCGCCTCAAGGAAGCGGGCCTCGTGCGCGACCGCCGCGCCGGTGTGTCCGCCTATTACCGCTTCGACGACGAAACGCTGGACCCGGCCCAGGCCGCGCTGTGGCGCATGCTGCGCGACGGGAGCAACGACCCGCTGCTGCGTCAGGACGCCGAACGCGTTCCGGGGGTTCTGGCCGCACGCGCCGTCGAGCAGAACTGGGCGGACTCGGTCGCAGGCGACATGGAGCGTCACTACTCGCCGGGTCGTACCTGGGAGGCGCTCGCGCGCTCCGCGCTGCCGCTGATGGAAACCGGCGACGTGCTCGACATCGCCTCGGGCGACGGCGTGCTCGCTGAGCTCATCGCCCCGCACTCGCGGCGTTATGTCTGCCTCGACGCCAGCAGCAAGGTGGTCGTCGCCGCGTCCGAACGCCTGCGTCGCCTGGGCAATGTCGAGGTGCACGAAGGCGACATGCATGCCCTGGCGTTCGACGACGGCAGCTTCGACCTCGTCGTGCTGATGCACGCGCTGACGTACGCCGATGAACCCGCGAAGGCCGTTGCGGAAGCCGCGCGCGTCCTGCGCCCGGGCGGACGCCTGCTGCTCAGCAGCCTCGCGAAGCACGAGCATCGCGCGGTGGTCGAGGCGTACGGTCACGTCAACCTCGGCTTCAGCGAGAAGGATCTGCAGCGTTTCGCGACAAAAGCCGGGCTCGACGTGCTGAGCAGTGGCGTCGTCACGCGCGAACGCCGCCCACCGCACTTCGAAGTGCTTTCGATCATCGCGCGCAAGCCGGACGCCGCAGCGCGCGGGAGAACCCCACGATGA
- a CDS encoding homocysteine S-methyltransferase family protein yields MKTLPYVNPERAATLEKLLAERILVLDGAMGTMIQQHELSEADYRGTRFAEGFDASRTLDAHQHGTGCGCAHDQRGNNDLLSLTRPEIIAGIHREYLLAGADLVETNTFNSTSISLADYGLSHLARELNEAGARLARQVCDDVEREDGRPRFVIGVLGPTSRTASLSPDVNRPGYRAVTFDDLRLAYREAADGLIDGGADVLMVETIFDTLNAKAALFAIEEAFDARGARLPVLISGTITDASGRTLSGQTAEAFWYSVRHARPLAIGLNCALGAKDLRQHVDVLAQVADAFVSAHPNAGLPNAFGGYDETPEDMAEVIGEFARSGLVNVVGGCCGTTPAHIAAIASVVRGLTPRALPRLADAA; encoded by the coding sequence ATGAAGACACTGCCCTACGTGAATCCCGAACGCGCCGCGACGCTGGAGAAGCTGCTGGCCGAGCGCATCCTCGTGCTCGACGGCGCGATGGGCACGATGATCCAGCAGCACGAGCTGTCGGAAGCGGACTACCGTGGCACGCGGTTCGCCGAAGGTTTCGACGCCAGCCGCACCCTGGACGCACACCAGCACGGCACCGGCTGCGGTTGCGCGCACGACCAGCGCGGCAACAACGATCTGCTCAGTCTCACGCGCCCGGAAATCATCGCCGGCATCCATCGCGAATATCTACTCGCCGGTGCCGATCTGGTCGAGACCAACACGTTCAACTCGACGTCCATCTCGCTCGCCGACTACGGCCTGTCGCACCTCGCGCGCGAACTCAACGAGGCCGGCGCGCGGCTCGCGCGTCAGGTCTGCGACGACGTCGAACGCGAGGACGGTCGCCCCCGGTTCGTCATCGGCGTGCTCGGTCCGACCAGCCGTACCGCGTCGCTCAGCCCCGACGTGAATCGCCCCGGCTATCGTGCAGTCACGTTCGACGACCTGCGCCTCGCCTACCGCGAAGCCGCCGACGGACTGATCGACGGTGGCGCCGACGTGCTGATGGTCGAAACCATCTTCGACACGCTCAACGCCAAGGCCGCGCTGTTCGCGATCGAGGAAGCCTTCGATGCACGCGGCGCGCGTCTTCCCGTGCTGATCTCGGGAACCATCACCGACGCATCCGGCCGCACGCTGTCCGGGCAGACGGCCGAGGCGTTCTGGTATTCCGTCCGCCACGCCCGCCCGCTCGCCATCGGTCTCAACTGCGCGCTCGGCGCCAAGGACCTGCGTCAGCATGTCGACGTGCTCGCACAGGTCGCCGACGCCTTCGTGAGCGCGCATCCGAACGCCGGCCTGCCGAACGCGTTCGGCGGTTACGACGAAACGCCCGAGGACATGGCCGAGGTGATCGGCGAGTTCGCGCGCTCGGGTCTCGTCAACGTGGTCGGGGGCTGCTGCGGCACGACGCCCGCGCATATCGCGGCGATCGCAAGCGTCGTTCGCGGACTCACGCCACGCGCATTGCCGCGACTCGCCGACGCGGCCTGA
- a CDS encoding NAD kinase, which produces MKANPRLAFLAAPTPEAQAARTALVEVHGDTPPAEADVLVALGGDGFMLQTLHRHAALSKPVYGMKLGTVGFLMNHQRIDSLVERIHKAEPAVLRPLEMIVQSESGATVGSLAYNEVSLLRQTRQAAHLSIELNGQTRLEELICDGVLVATPAGSTAYNFSAHGPILPLGANVIALTPIAAFRPRRWRGAVLKADTEVRFRVLDPLKRPVSATADSHEVRDAVEVTIRESRDRTVTLLFDPEHNLEERMLAEQFTSG; this is translated from the coding sequence CTGAAAGCGAACCCCCGGCTGGCCTTTCTCGCCGCGCCGACCCCCGAAGCCCAGGCCGCGCGCACCGCGCTGGTCGAGGTCCATGGCGATACGCCGCCGGCCGAAGCGGATGTGCTCGTCGCCTTGGGCGGCGACGGCTTCATGCTGCAGACGCTCCATCGCCACGCCGCGCTGAGCAAGCCGGTGTACGGCATGAAGCTGGGAACGGTCGGCTTCCTGATGAACCACCAGCGCATCGATTCGCTGGTCGAGCGCATTCACAAGGCCGAGCCAGCGGTGTTACGGCCGCTCGAGATGATCGTGCAGAGCGAGTCCGGCGCCACCGTCGGTTCGCTTGCGTACAACGAGGTCTCCCTGCTTCGCCAGACGCGACAGGCCGCGCATCTCAGCATCGAACTCAACGGGCAGACACGGCTCGAGGAACTCATTTGCGACGGCGTGCTGGTCGCGACACCCGCAGGCAGCACCGCCTACAACTTCTCCGCGCACGGGCCGATCCTTCCGCTCGGTGCCAACGTGATCGCACTGACGCCGATCGCCGCGTTCCGTCCGCGTCGCTGGCGCGGTGCGGTGCTCAAGGCGGATACGGAAGTGCGGTTCAGGGTGCTCGATCCGCTGAAGCGACCGGTAAGCGCGACGGCCGATTCGCACGAGGTGCGCGACGCGGTGGAAGTGACGATCCGCGAATCGCGCGATCGCACAGTCACGCTGCTGTTCGACCCGGAGCACAATCTCGAAGAGCGCATGCTGGCGGAGCAGTTCACCAGCGGCTGA
- a CDS encoding NAD-glutamate dehydrogenase domain-containing protein has product MTTKRTAKTTARRVDDAAAVDQIAKALTATLPKAQQGLAEAFARVFYKRMSADEFPQHSPEAWASLAAGFLDFMRSRKPGTALVRLFNPTVKTNGWESAHTVLQVANDDMPFLVDSVTLALAERGIAVHVMGHPVVKIARDRAGRVTGVGEGERESLMHLEIDRQSAESMTEIEAAVRRVLEDVRAMVGDWSAMQAKMLQVADDLGNRKSPLKAENVQEAQEFLRWAADNHFTFLGFREYEVVKQGKQEVLQAVPGTGLGLLHGEERGKPRPLSTLAAHYMEHSGSVDALILTKTNARATVHRRGYMDYIGVLSFDKAGKPVREDRFLGLFTSSAYSRRPWDIPLVRRRYEHVMEKSGLPTDGHSGKALRHILESMPRDELFQSGEDDLFRTSMGVLGLQERVRSRIFLRRDKYGRFYSALVYIPRDRFNTEVRLRIESMLKEMLNAEHVDSSVQLGESPLAQLHIMVRPKPSDGHSGTVPDVDVAEIEARLAEIVRNWADDLRDALIARHGENTGLPLANAYGRALPAGYIENVSAEVAANDVEHLAALQGADDLRLSLYRSHQGEGGLRFKFYREGDDIPLSDALPMMENMGLRVIAEHPYRIEAAGKVFFIQDFEVEYPRALEVTEIDQDFEEAFAAIWRGQAENDGFNRLILAAGLSWRQVAMLRAYCKYLLQVGVTFSQAYMEQTLARYPLLARLLVELFEARFDPTTGKESKAEIRAGMQKFQSQLERLAGDDAALSAAVKPVIEARAGKREGQVQATREGIFGLMDRVSSLDEDRILRSFMGVIEATLRTSFYQGARGGADTGYVSYKFDSAKVPDLPKPRPYREIFVYGPRVEGVHLRFGPVARGGLRWSDRREDFRTEVLGLVKAQMVKNTVIVPVGSKGGFFVKRPPAGGDRDAIQAEGIACYKMFINGLLDITDNIVDGKIIAPNEVVRYDNDDPYLVVAADKGTATFSDIANGIAREHGFWLDDAFASGGSVGYDHKGMGITAKGAWESVKRHFRAMGRDSQKDDFTCVGIGDMSGDVFGNGMLLSKHILLVAAFDHRHIFLDPTPDAAISFKERARMFKLPRSSWEDYDTKLISKGGGIFPRSAKSIALSPQIKQALGIDASVESMSPTELMSAILKAPVDLLWNGGIGTYVKSSRETHADVGDRANNALRVDGRDLRARVVGEGGNLGFTQLGRIEAAQHGVLLNTDFIDNSAGVDTSDHEVNIKILLNAAVQQKKLTFDDRNKLLASMTDEVGALVLTDNYRQNQALSMMERMSVSRLGSKQHFIRTLESQGLLDRQIEFLPSDAEFAERKARGQGLTRPELSVLLSYSKLVLFPQLVQSDVPEDPYLSKELVRYFPKPLQEKYTKQMDGHRLKREIIATAVTNSMVNRMGATFVLRMQEDTGRTPAEIAKAYTIAREALEARDMWAQIDALDGKVAESAQVDALMAIWHLMRSITRWLLSRPGAIPAIEAAVARYGDGIRAVRAALPTAMTKDLRAAFDKRDADWRGRGIPAALAQQLAALPLLDAVTDIVEIAHARKLPAAEVTKAYFAFSSALHLSWLYDQIEALPVDSRWQALARGSLRDELGAQQRALVGHILAEGGRKPADGKVEAWLQRDDSSLRFTLTMLSELASQKSLDYPTVSVAVRRLAQLAQAA; this is encoded by the coding sequence ATGACCACGAAACGCACCGCCAAAACCACCGCCCGCCGCGTCGATGACGCCGCCGCTGTCGACCAGATCGCCAAGGCGCTGACCGCGACGCTGCCCAAGGCCCAGCAGGGCCTCGCCGAAGCCTTCGCGCGCGTTTTCTACAAGCGCATGAGCGCGGACGAATTCCCGCAGCACTCGCCGGAAGCTTGGGCGTCGCTCGCCGCCGGCTTCCTCGACTTCATGCGCAGCCGCAAGCCCGGCACGGCGCTGGTGCGTCTGTTCAACCCGACGGTCAAGACGAACGGTTGGGAGTCCGCGCACACCGTGCTGCAGGTCGCCAACGACGACATGCCGTTCCTCGTCGACTCGGTGACGCTGGCCCTCGCCGAGCGCGGCATCGCCGTGCACGTGATGGGTCATCCGGTGGTCAAGATCGCGCGTGATCGCGCGGGCCGCGTGACCGGCGTGGGCGAGGGCGAGCGCGAATCGCTGATGCACCTCGAGATCGACCGCCAGAGCGCGGAATCGATGACCGAGATCGAGGCCGCAGTGCGACGCGTGCTCGAAGACGTGCGTGCGATGGTCGGGGACTGGTCGGCGATGCAGGCGAAGATGCTGCAGGTCGCAGACGACCTCGGCAATCGCAAGTCGCCGCTCAAGGCCGAGAATGTGCAGGAGGCGCAGGAGTTCCTGCGCTGGGCCGCCGACAACCACTTCACCTTCCTCGGCTTCCGCGAATACGAAGTCGTGAAGCAGGGCAAGCAGGAAGTGCTGCAGGCGGTGCCGGGCACTGGCTTGGGTCTTCTGCATGGCGAAGAGCGCGGCAAGCCGCGCCCGCTGTCGACGCTGGCCGCGCACTACATGGAGCATTCGGGTTCGGTCGATGCGCTGATCCTGACCAAGACCAACGCGCGCGCCACGGTGCACCGCCGCGGTTACATGGACTACATCGGCGTGCTGAGCTTCGACAAGGCCGGCAAGCCGGTGCGCGAAGACCGCTTCCTCGGCCTCTTCACGTCGAGCGCGTACAGCCGTCGCCCGTGGGACATCCCGCTGGTGCGTCGTCGCTATGAGCACGTGATGGAGAAGTCGGGTCTGCCGACCGATGGCCACAGCGGCAAGGCGCTGCGCCACATCCTCGAGTCGATGCCGCGCGACGAGCTGTTCCAGTCGGGCGAGGACGATCTCTTCCGCACGTCGATGGGCGTGCTGGGCCTGCAGGAACGCGTGCGCAGCCGCATCTTCCTGCGTCGCGACAAGTACGGTCGGTTCTATTCGGCGCTGGTGTACATCCCGCGCGATCGCTTCAACACGGAAGTCCGCCTGCGCATCGAGTCGATGCTCAAGGAGATGCTCAATGCGGAGCACGTGGACTCGTCGGTGCAACTCGGTGAATCGCCGCTCGCGCAGTTGCACATCATGGTGCGTCCGAAGCCGTCGGACGGCCATTCGGGCACGGTGCCGGATGTCGACGTCGCCGAGATCGAAGCACGCCTCGCCGAAATCGTGCGTAACTGGGCGGACGACCTGCGCGATGCGCTGATCGCGCGCCATGGCGAGAACACCGGCCTTCCGCTCGCGAACGCGTACGGGCGCGCGCTACCGGCGGGTTACATCGAGAACGTGTCGGCGGAAGTCGCCGCCAACGACGTCGAGCATCTGGCGGCATTGCAGGGCGCCGACGATCTGCGCCTGAGCCTGTATCGCTCGCATCAGGGCGAGGGCGGCCTGCGCTTCAAGTTCTACCGTGAAGGCGACGACATCCCGCTGTCCGATGCGCTGCCGATGATGGAGAACATGGGCCTGCGTGTGATCGCGGAGCACCCGTACCGCATCGAAGCGGCGGGCAAGGTGTTCTTCATCCAGGACTTCGAGGTCGAATACCCGCGTGCGCTCGAAGTCACCGAGATCGACCAGGACTTCGAAGAAGCCTTCGCCGCCATCTGGCGCGGCCAGGCCGAGAACGACGGCTTCAACCGCCTGATACTCGCGGCCGGTCTGTCGTGGCGTCAGGTGGCGATGCTGCGTGCGTACTGCAAGTACCTGCTGCAGGTCGGCGTGACGTTCTCGCAGGCGTACATGGAGCAGACGCTCGCGCGTTATCCGCTGCTCGCACGCCTGCTGGTCGAACTGTTCGAAGCGCGCTTCGATCCGACCACCGGCAAGGAGAGCAAGGCCGAGATCCGCGCCGGCATGCAGAAATTCCAGTCGCAGCTCGAGCGCCTGGCCGGTGATGACGCGGCGCTGTCGGCGGCAGTGAAGCCGGTCATCGAAGCCCGCGCCGGCAAGCGCGAGGGCCAGGTCCAGGCGACGCGCGAAGGCATCTTCGGCCTGATGGACCGCGTGTCCAGCCTCGACGAGGACCGCATCCTGCGCAGCTTCATGGGCGTCATCGAAGCGACGCTGCGCACCAGCTTCTACCAGGGTGCGCGCGGTGGCGCAGACACTGGTTACGTCAGCTACAAGTTCGACTCCGCCAAGGTGCCGGACCTGCCGAAGCCGCGTCCGTACCGCGAAATCTTCGTCTACGGCCCGCGTGTCGAAGGCGTGCACCTGCGCTTCGGTCCGGTCGCGCGTGGCGGCCTGCGCTGGTCGGATCGTCGCGAGGACTTCCGCACGGAAGTGCTGGGCCTCGTCAAGGCGCAGATGGTGAAGAACACCGTGATCGTGCCGGTTGGCTCGAAGGGCGGCTTCTTCGTGAAGCGCCCGCCCGCGGGTGGCGATCGCGATGCGATCCAGGCCGAAGGCATCGCCTGCTACAAGATGTTCATCAACGGTCTGCTGGACATCACCGACAACATCGTCGACGGCAAGATCATCGCGCCGAACGAGGTCGTGCGTTACGACAACGACGATCCCTACTTGGTCGTCGCGGCGGACAAGGGCACGGCAACGTTCTCCGACATCGCCAACGGCATCGCCCGTGAGCACGGCTTCTGGCTCGACGACGCGTTCGCATCGGGCGGTTCGGTCGGCTACGACCACAAGGGCATGGGCATCACGGCCAAGGGCGCCTGGGAGTCGGTCAAGCGCCACTTCCGCGCGATGGGCCGCGATTCGCAGAAGGACGACTTCACCTGCGTCGGCATCGGCGACATGTCGGGCGACGTGTTCGGCAACGGCATGCTGCTGTCGAAGCACATCCTCCTGGTCGCCGCGTTCGACCACCGCCACATCTTCCTCGACCCGACGCCGGACGCCGCGATCTCCTTCAAGGAGCGCGCACGCATGTTCAAGCTGCCGCGTTCGAGCTGGGAGGACTACGACACCAAGCTGATCAGCAAGGGCGGCGGTATCTTCCCGCGCAGCGCGAAGTCGATCGCACTGAGCCCGCAGATCAAGCAGGCGCTCGGCATCGATGCGTCCGTGGAGTCGATGAGCCCGACCGAGCTGATGAGCGCCATCCTCAAGGCACCGGTCGACCTGCTGTGGAACGGCGGCATCGGAACCTACGTGAAGTCGAGCCGCGAGACGCATGCGGACGTCGGCGACCGCGCCAACAACGCGCTCCGTGTCGACGGCCGTGATTTGCGTGCGCGCGTGGTGGGCGAGGGCGGCAACCTTGGCTTCACCCAGTTGGGCCGCATCGAGGCGGCGCAGCATGGCGTGCTGCTCAATACCGACTTCATCGACAACTCGGCGGGCGTGGATACCTCGGACCACGAGGTCAACATCAAGATCCTGCTCAACGCCGCCGTGCAGCAGAAGAAGCTCACGTTCGACGACCGCAACAAGCTGCTGGCGTCGATGACGGACGAAGTTGGCGCCCTCGTGCTCACCGACAACTACCGCCAGAACCAGGCGCTGTCGATGATGGAGCGCATGTCGGTGTCGCGCCTCGGTTCGAAGCAGCACTTCATCCGCACGCTCGAGTCGCAGGGCCTGCTCGATCGCCAGATCGAGTTCCTGCCGTCCGATGCCGAGTTTGCCGAGCGCAAGGCACGCGGCCAGGGCCTGACGCGTCCCGAGCTGTCGGTGCTGCTGTCGTACAGCAAGCTCGTGCTGTTCCCGCAGCTCGTTCAGTCGGACGTGCCGGAAGACCCGTACCTTTCGAAGGAGCTGGTGCGCTACTTCCCGAAGCCGCTGCAGGAGAAGTACACCAAGCAGATGGACGGCCATCGCCTGAAGCGCGAAATCATCGCGACCGCCGTGACGAACTCGATGGTCAACCGCATGGGCGCGACGTTCGTGCTGCGTATGCAGGAAGACACGGGCCGCACGCCGGCCGAGATCGCGAAGGCCTATACCATCGCCCGCGAGGCGCTGGAAGCGCGCGATATGTGGGCGCAGATCGACGCGCTCGACGGCAAGGTCGCCGAGTCCGCGCAGGTCGACGCGCTGATGGCGATCTGGCACCTCATGCGTTCGATCACGCGCTGGCTGCTGTCGCGTCCGGGTGCGATTCCGGCGATCGAGGCTGCGGTCGCGCGCTACGGCGATGGCATCCGCGCGGTGCGCGCCGCGCTGCCGACTGCGATGACGAAGGATCTGCGCGCGGCGTTCGACAAGCGCGACGCGGACTGGCGCGGCCGCGGCATTCCGGCCGCGCTCGCGCAGCAGCTCGCCGCGCTGCCGCTGCTGGATGCGGTCACCGACATCGTCGAGATCGCGCACGCCCGCAAGCTGCCGGCGGCCGAAGTCACCAAGGCCTACTTCGCCTTCAGCAGCGCGCTGCACCTGTCGTGGCTGTACGACCAGATCGAGGCGTTGCCGGTGGACAGCCGCTGGCAGGCGTTGGCCCGCGGTTCGCTGCGGGACGAGCTGGGCGCGCAGCAGCGTGCGCTGGTCGGCCATATCCTCGCCGAAGGCGGCCGCAAGCCGGCCGACGGAAAGGTCGAGGCCTGGCTCCAGCGCGACGACTCCAGCCTGCGGTTCACGCTGACGATGCTGTCGGAGCTGGCGTCGCAGAAGTCGCTCGACTATCCGACGGTGTCGGTGGCCGTGCGTCGACTGGCGCAGCTGGCACAAGCCGCGTAA